The following nucleotide sequence is from Paeniglutamicibacter kerguelensis.
GCCACCGTGGACTGGTGGCGTGAAACCCACACGGGCTGAACCGACCCCCCGCCGGCCGTTATCCGGAAGGTGTCGGCGACCCGCTCTGGGGCGTGGCAGGGTTCCCGCCGGGAACGTCGGCGGCGCCGTAGAGGGTGGCGATGATGCTCTTCGCCAGGACCACCGCGGCATTCTGCCCGTCGACGGGCGAGGCCGCAAGGTTTGTGCCCACGATGATGGTGTCGTCCGTGTCGTTGTTGTAGACCATGAACGACGAGTACCCGGGCAGCTGTCCGTCGTGGCCCAGAATGCCGGGGGCGAACTCGGCGATCCCGAGCCCGTACCCGACGCCGTTCGGCTGGCCGGCCACCGTGGGCTGGATGCTGTCCATCCGCAGCTTTTGAGTCTTCGCATCGAGCAGGCCTCCGGTCACCAGCGCCTTGACGTACACCGCAAGGTCCTCGGGCGTGGAGATGGCCCCGCCGGCCGTCCAAGCCCACGAGGGGTTCGCGTCGGTGTAGTTCAGCGGCTTGAGTGTGCCGTCGAGCGCGGCAGGCAAGTCGGCGGCGGGAACCGCATAGGAGTCGGTGGTCTCGGCGTTGGTGCCGAACTGGTATCCCTGCGCGTGGGGCATCGGGAGGACGGAATCCGTGTTCACCGGCAGCTCGGTGTTCTTCAGCCCCAACGGCTCGAAGATCCGCTTCCGGAACGCCTCGGACGCGCTCATGCCGGTGAGTTCCTCGATGACCGTCCCGAGCAGCACGATGTTGGTGTTGCTGTAGTCGTACTTCTGGCCCGGCGGGAAGTTCGCCGGGTGCTTGAAGGCGATCGACAGCAGCTCGTCGGGCGTCCAGGCCTTCTGCGGCTCCTTGTCGAGCGTTGCGTTGAAGCCCGGGTCGAACGTGTAGCTGTAGAGCCCGCTGCGCATCTCGGAGAGCTGGGCGATCGTGATGTTCTTGCCGTTGGGCACATCGGGCCGGAATTTCGAGATGGGGTCGTCCAGCTTGAGCTTGCCCTCCTGCACGAGCTGCAGGATGACCGTCGAGGTCATGGTCTTGGTGTTGCTGCCGATCCGCAGGAAATCGCTGAGCGACATCGGTGTTTCCTTGCCGATCTCGGCGGTGCCGAAGGTTCCCGACCAATCGCCGCGCGTGGGCGACTTGATCAGCACGACGACCCCGGGGATGGCGTTGGCCTTCATCACCTCGGGGAGCTGTTGCTGCAGCGTCATGGCGTATGCCGGCACCTGCGCGCTCCCGCCGCTCGGCGTGCCGGTTGCGGGGGCGGTGTTTCCGGTGTTTCCGGCGGTGCCGGCGGTGGGTCCGGCCGGTCCTCCGGAGGAACAGCCCGACACAGCGATCAACGCGCCGGCTACAACAACCGCGACCCTTGAATTTTTCATCATGCACCGCACCCAGTTTCCCTGATTCGGTTCGATCCCGTCCGCGGGCCCAGCCGGCTGCGTGCTTGCCGTCCCGTGCCATGCGGTCCCGATCCACAGGATAGCAAGGGTCCAACGCGTGCGGTCATCCAGCACGCGGCCCAATTTGGGGCCGGCTTTGCGCGGCCGCCGGCGCCATGGGGACGGCAACACGAAAAAACCCGCCGGATCTCAATGATCCAGCGGGTTCTTGTTCGGTGGAGGTAAGGGGATTCGAACCCCTGACCTTCTGCATGCCATGCAGACGCGCTACCAACTGCGCCATACCCCCGAATGGGAGCCACCCTTGCGGGCAACTCATCCATCATAGGTCACGACAATCGCGTGACGCAAATCGAGGAGTCCTAGAGGACGTCCGGGAGGGTTTCGATGTGCGACATGTCGGTTGCCGGCTCGCCGGTGGTCGGCAGCTCGATCAACGGGCAGTCGCCCCAGAGGCGCTCGAGGGCGTAGAAGACGCGGTCCTCGTTGTGCTGCACGTGGATCACGACGTCCACGTAATCCAGGAGGACCCAGCGGCCCGCACCGCGGCCTTCGCGGCGCACCGGACGGATCTCGAAGAGCTCGTCGAGCTTGTCTTCGATCTCGTCGACGATCGAGTTGACCTGGCGCTCGGAGGAAGCCGAGGCGATCAGGAAGGCGTCGGTGACGCCGAGGCGCTCGCTGACGTCCAGCGCGATGAGGTTTTCGGCCTGCTTGTCTGCGGCGGCAAGGGCTGCCGCCTTCACCAGGTTGATGGAATGTTCGTGGGCGCTCATGGGATTCTCCTTGAGTGTTTGGTCGCGGCCGCTAGGGCACGCTAATTGGAGTTGAAGATCATGATGAGGCCGGCAACGAGCGCCGCACCTCCAACGGACAAGGCCGCTATGACCATCAGGTACATGTTGTTGGCACGGCGCATTCCGGCGGTCTGCGCATCAAGCGGTTCCAGGCCCTGCGCGCGAACGGCACGCACGGGCGGGTGGGAGACGCGTGGCTCAACGTCGGCGGTACCGGGGGCCTCCGCCAGGGGCGGGACCTTCGGTGTCGCTCGTGCCGCGGGCGCGGGTTTGTCCGCGGCCTTCGGCGTGGCAGGGGCGAAGGCTCCGGACTTTGCCGGCGCCGCTCCTGCGCGTGCTGCTGCAGCAGCGGGTTTTGCTCCCATTAACTTTGACTCAAAGGAAGCTGCCTGGGCCGGAGTAGCAGCCGCAGGCTTTTCAGCAGGTTTGGCCGCAGGCGCTGGCGCACCCGAAGCCGAAGTCTTGGATTTTGCAAACGATGTGCCCGGGGCGTCCAGAATGGTGCCCTGGTCCGTCATCGAGATGTGGAAACCGCGCGTTTCCGGACCCGAGATGCCGGTGTTGACCAGCTTCTTTTCGATGTCCTCGTCGCGCAGCTGGTTCATGGAACCGGTGAACGGGTCCGAACGGCGCTGGCCGGCGCGCTGCGAGTTGGATTCCTCGAGGCGTTGGCGCTCAGCAGCACGGCGGCTGATGATGGCCGCCCGCGCCGCAAGTTCACGTTGCTGGGCCAGGACCTCGAGATCCACGTCGCCGAGGTCCTCGGCCGGCTGGATCAGCGCCGGGTCCACAGGTGCGGCCCCGCCGGAACGGCGGCGCAACGCCAAGGCATCCTCGACGCTCAGTTGCGTGCCGGCGCCGGGCTTCTGCGACGTCGGGGCATTGGCGGCCGCGGACTTTGCTGCAGCTGGTTTTTCAGCAGCGGGTTTGGTTGGGGCGGGCATTGCGGCATCGGATTCCGGGGCATCGCCGGCAGCCGCCGCGTCGTCCCGTTCTTCCACCGCGGTGGCGCCCATGGCCGCGCCGAGGGTCTGCAGGCGCATTTGCTTGCGGGTCAGCGGTGCGGGGTCGTCCCCGGGGGAAGGCTCCTTGGCCGAAAGTTCGGAGACTTCCTGTTCCAGGCGGCGCCTGGTGCGCAGCGCCTCGCGGTCGCGGGCACGTTGCAGGGAAGTCCGTTCCGCGCGCTGTGGCACGGCGTCGATTTCTCCCCCGGTGGCACGGCGGCTGCGCGCAGCCTCGGCGATGTTGGCCGGGGCCGCGACAGCGGGAGCGGGCTTTGCCGGCTCCACCTTTGCAGGCTCGATCCTGGCGGGAGCGGCCTTTGCCGGTTCCGGCTTGGCCTCGGGCGCGGCAACGACCTTGGCCGGCGATTCCTTGGCAGCGGGGGGCTTTGGCGCCTGCACGGCCGCCGGAGCGGGGACCTGCTTGGGTGTTGCCGCCTTGGCGGGGGCCGGAGCCGGGGCGACAGGAGCGGCCGAAGGCCGTGCTTCCCCGGCCTGGCTCGCGCGCGGCTTTACCGCGGGCGCGGACACCGACGGCTTGACAACCACCGGTTTCCCGACCGGGGCGGCAGCCTTCGGCTCCTTGCCTTCCGCCTGTCGGGCAAGCTGGGCTTCGGCCTCGGCACGGCGCTGCTCACGCAGGGCTCGCCTGCTGAGCGCGGGCCCGGTCTCGTCGCTCATCTTGTCCATTTCCCGGCCGTTCTACTTCTGGCCGTTTACTGCGTAGTTCTTGTCGTTGTAAAGCTTGTACTTGCCGATGTACTGGACCACGCCGTCCGGCACCAAGTACCACACCGGATGCTGCGTGCGAACGCGTTCGCGGCAATCGGTGGAAGAGATCGCCATCGCCGGCACTTCCATCAGGGAAACGTCGTTGCGGTCAAGCACCGGCAGTTCGTGCCCGGGCCGGGTGACGCCCACGAAGTGTGCAAGCGTCCACAGTTCCTCGGCGTCCTTCCAGCTCATGATCTTCGCCAGGGCGTCGGCGCCGGTGATGAAGAACAACTCGGCATCCGGGCGCTGGGCGCGCAGGTCGCGCAGCGTATCGATCGTGTAGGTCGGCCCCGGACGGTCGATGTCCACCCGGCTGACGGTGAACCGTGGATTGGCCGCCGTGGCGATCACAGTCATCAGGTAACGGTGTTCGGCCTCGGCGACCTCGCGGTCCAATTTCTGCCAGGGCGTGCCGGTGGGCACAAACACGACTTCGTCAAGGTCAAACACCGAGGCGACCTCGCTGGCGGCAACCAGGTGGCCGTGGTGGATCGGATCGAACGTGCCGCCCATGACGCCTAGGCGAAATGGGCGGTCCGTTCGCTCGGCCTCGAGACGGCTAGTGATGGCCGTGCTTGTTGGCGTGCTGACGGTGCGTGTCGTCGGTTTCGGCCTTGACCTCGTGGCGGTTGCCGACGTTGGTGTAGGACATGGTGATCAGCAGCATCAACATGAAGAGCAGGAAGATGCCGCCACCGATGATCAGCGCCATGGTTTCGGTGGGCAATCCCCCGGCCGATTCGGAAGCAAGGATAGCCGCGTTCAGGGACTGGGTAAACATGTTTCTCCAGGATGTTGTGTGCCGGTTTCGCTGCGAACGCACGACACGGTGTTCAAACTATTTGTCTCGTTAGGTTCTATCGTACCCACCTTGGCGCGCCGCTACGAACGAACATGCCCATCACCTTGGACAATCCACTTGGTGGTTGTGAGTTCGCGAAGCCCCATCGGCCCGCGCGCGTGCATCTTCTGGGTGGAAATGCCGACCTCGGCACCCAGGCCCAATTGCCCTCCATCGGTGAACCGAGTGGAGGCGTTGACGATGACGGCGGCCGAATCGACCTCGGCGATGAAGCGCTCGGCGTGCGCCAGGTTGTTGGTCAGGATCGCTTCGGTGTGCCCCGTGGTGTGGCGGCGAATGTGGCTAATGGCACCATCGAGGTCGTCGACGACGGCGACGGCCAGGTCCAGGTCCATGTATTCGGTGTCCCAGTCCGCGTCGACGGCCGGGACCGTCGGGGTGTCCCCCGCCAGTGCCGCGGCGCGTTCGTCGACGTGCAGGCGCACACCCGACTTCGCCAGGGCGGCAAGCACCTGTCCAGCGGCCTGCGACTTGGCGTTGATCAGCAGCGTCTCCACGGTGTTGCAGACCGAGGGGCGCTGGATCTTGGCGTTGAGCAGGATCGGCACCGCCATCTTGGCGTCGGCCGATTCGTCCAGGTAGATGTGCACGTTGCCCTCACCCGTTTCGATGACCGGAACCTTGGCGGTGGTCACCACGCGCTGGATCAGTTCGCGGCCCCCGCGCGGGATCAGCACGTCGATCTTGCCGCGGGCACCCATCATGGCGTCGGCTCCGTCGCGTCCGTAGGCGTCGACCGAGGCGACGGCGTCGGCGGGCAGTCCCACCGATTCCAGCGCGTCGCGGATCAGTGCCAGCAGCGCCTTGTTCGACGCCGCGGCAGCCGTGCCGCCGCGCAGCAGCACGGCATTGCCGCTCTTGAGCGCAAGGCCGGCGATGTCGACGGTCACATTGGGGCGGGCCTCGTAGATGGCGCCGATGACACCCATGGGCACGTGCACCTGACGCAGGCGCAGGCCGTTGGGAAGCGTCTGGCCGCGCAGCACGGTGCCCACCGGATCGGGTAGGCCGGCAAGTTCCTGGAGGGCGGCGATCAGCGCATCGACGCGCCTGTCATCGAGCTTGAGCCGGTCCAGCATGGCATCGCTGGTTCCGTTGGCCCGTCCGGCCTCGATGTCCTTGGCATTTGCCGCGATGATCCGGGCGCGCTTTTCATCAAGTGCCGCGGCGATCGCCAGGAGCGCGCGGTCCTTCCAGTTCCGGTCCGCGCGGGCCAGCACACGGGAGGCGGTACGGGCGCGGTCGGCCATGGCGGACACCGCTGCGACCGCGGCCTGCGGGCCGTCGGCCCCGGCTGTCACGTCGCTGGGATTCAGGGATGCATTGGCTATCTGGCTCATGCATATCAGTCTACGCACCAAGCGGCCGGGCCCGCCCTTTGTGTCAAAGGGCGGGCCCGGCCGGGTGTGCAACGGCGGATGGCGCTAGACGACGACCAGGTCGTCCACGTGCACCACGGCGCGCTCGTACTGGGTTCCGAGGTCCTGGGCCAGCTCGTGCGTGGAACGGCCGAGCATCTGCGGCAGTTCCTCCGAGGAGTAGTTCACCAGGCCGCGGGCGATCACGGTGCCCTTGGCGTCGGTGATTTCCACCGCGTCCCCGGCCTCGAACGAGCCGTGCAGCCCGGTGATGCCCGCGGGCAGCAGCGAGGCGACGCCGGAGGCCACGGCCCTGACCGCGCCGGCATCCAGCAGCAGGCGCCCCTGCGTGGCCGCAAGGTGGGCCAGCCAGAGCATGCGGGTGGAGCGGCGTCCGCCGCGGGCCGAGAACCACGTTCCCACGTCCTGCCCCGCCAGCGCCGCGGCGGCGTTGGCGGTGGAGGTGACAAGCGCCGGGATCCCGGATTCCGCGCTCATGGTGGCGGCCTCGACCTTGGTGGCCATGCCGCCGGTGCCCAGTCCGGCCCCGCCGGTGGAACCGATGCTCACGGTTTCCAGGTCGGCATTGCTGTCGACGCGCGAAATCCGTACTCCCCCGTCGTTTGGCGGGGCGTCGTAGACGGCGTCGACGTCGGAGAGCAGCATCAGCGCATCGGCCTTGACCAAGTGCGCCACCAGAGCGGCGAGCCTGTCATTGTCCCCGAAACGGATCTCGTGCGTTGCCACGGTGTCGTTCTCGTTCACGATCGGCACCACGCCCAAGGCCAGCAGCCGGTTCAACGCGCGGAACGCGTTGGCGTACTGCTGGCGACGGATCAGGTCGTCGGCCGTGAGCAGGACCTGGCCCACCGTGACACCGTGGGCGGCGAACGCCTGGGTGTACTTGGCCATCAGCAGCCCCTGCCCCACGGAGGCCGCGGCCTGCTGCGTGGCCAGGTCGCGCGGCCGACGCCCCAGGTTCAGGGGCGCCAGGCCGGCGGCGATAGCGCCGGAGGAGACCAGGATCAGCTGGGTCCCTGCGGTGCTGACCGCCGAGAGCCTGTCCACGAGGTTCGAGAGTGCTTCCTCGGAGATCCCGCCGTTGAGCGTGGTCAACGACGAGGAGCCGACCTTGACCACTATGCGCGAAGCACGCGGGATGTCCTGGCGTTCGTCAATGCCCGAGGGGTGGTTGGTGGCGCGCACGGTCGTTTCCTACTCCCCCTTTTTGGGTTCTTGGTGCTTGTAGTTCACCGACTCGGTCCAGATGCCGGCCTTGCGCTCGGCTTCCAGCTCGTCGCGGGCCGCGGCCTTGGCGTCCTTGCGGTCGGAGTGGATGGCCTTCTTTTCGCCACGGGACGGGCGTGCACCGTATTCCTCGATGCGCACGTCCTGGCCACGGCGCGAACCGAGCAGTTCGGCGCCGGCAGCCATCGTCGGCTCCCAGTCGAAGACCACGGCGTCGGCTTCCGAGCCGATGACCACGGCGTCGCCCGGGCGGGCACCCATCTTGTACAGCTGGTTTTCGACGCCGAGCTTGGCCAGGCGGTCGGCAAGGTAGCCGACGGCCTCGTCGTTGCGGAAATCGGTCTGCTTGATCCAGCGTTCCGGCTTTTCGCCAATGACGCGGTACAGGGCTTCGAGGTTGCGCTCTTCCTTGCGGATCACGAACCCCGCCTTGCTGGCCTTGGTGGCGCGCGGACGCACTACCTCGACGGGGACAACCAGCGGGGCTGCCTCGAGCTTGGCCCGGGCCTCCGTGACCAGTTCGGCCATGGCGAAGGAGAGATCGCGCAGGCCTTCACGGCTCATCGCGGAGACCTCGAAGACGCGGTAGCCGCGCTTTTCCAGTTCCGGGCGCACGAACTCGGCCATGTCGCGGCCGTCCGGCATGTCGACCTTGTTCAGGGCGACCAGGCGCGGGCGCTCGTTCAGCGGGATGATCTGTCCATCGGCGCCGGCAAACGAGGAGTCGGTCTCGTAGGCATCCAGTTCGGCCTGGATGATGTCCAGGTCGGTGACCGGGTCGCGGTCGGCTTCGAGCGTGCCGCAGTCGAGCACGTGCACCAGTGCGGCGCAGCGTTCGACGTGGCGCAGGAATTCGTGGCCCAGGCCCTTGCCCTGCGAGGCGCCGGGGATCAGACCCGGGACGTCGGCAACGGTGTAGCGGACGTCGCCGGCTTCGACTACGCCGAGGTTCGGGACCAGGGTGGTGAACGGGTAGTCAGCGATCTTCGGGCGTGCCGCGGAGATCGCAGCAATCAGCGAGGACTTGCCAGCCGACGGGTATCCAACCAAGGCAACGTCTGCAACGGACTTGAGCTCGAGGATGATCTCGGCTTCGTCGCCGGGAATGCCCAGCAACGCGAAGCCGGGGGCCTTGCGCTTCTGGCTAGAGAGGCCGGCGTTGCCCAGGCCGCCCAGGCCACCGGCGGCGGCAATGTACTCGGTGCCTTCGCCGATGAGGTCGGCGAGGATGTCGCCGGCACGGTTCTTGACCACGGTGCCCTCGGGCACCGGAAGGATCAGGGATTCGCCGTTCTTGCCCGGGCGAAGGTCGCCCTTGCCGCCTTCGCCGTTGCCGGCGTGGCGGTGGGGTGAATGGTGGTACGAAAGTAGCGTCGTGGTCTGCGAGTCAACGCGCAGGATGACGTCGCCGCCATTGCCGCCGCTGGCTCCGTCGGGACCACCGAGGGGCTTGAACTTTTCGCGTTTGATGGAGACACAGCCGTGCCCACCGGTACCACCGGAGACATGGAGGACCACTCGGTCGATGAAGGCTGCCACGGTTGAAAGCTCCTAGCAAAAAGGGGGTGAAGAGTTTCGTTCGATCTTTATTGTAGCGACCGAGGAAACATGGGTTTTTCTGGAAAAGCACAAGGAGGGTGAGCCGTGCGGCCCACCCTCCAATGTGTAATGAATGCGGTTATGCGCTAATTAGTCAGCGATAACGATGTTCACGACGCGACGGCCGCGACGGGTGCCGAATTCGACAGCTCCGGCCTGCAGTGCGAACAGGGTGTCGTCCTTGCCACGTCCCACGCCGGCGCCCGGGTGGAAGTGGGTGCCACGCTGGCGAACGATGATTTCGCCGGCCGAAACGACCTGACCACCGAAGCGCTTAACGCCAAGGTACTGGGCGTTGGAATCGCGACCGTTGCGAGTGGAACTCGCGCCCTTCTTATGTGCCATTGAATATGCCTACCTTCAGGTATTGAGAATTCTTGGAATCAACCGCAATTAAGCGATCGAGGTGACCTTGACCTTGGTCAACATAGCGCGGAAACCCTGGCGCTTCTTGTAACCGGTCTTGTTCTTGTACTTCTGGATGACAATCTTCTGGCCGCGAAGGTTCTCAATAACCTCAGCGGTCACCTTAACCTTGGCCAGCTCGTCGGCTGCGGAAGTTACCTTCTCGCCATCTACCAGCAACAGGGCCGGCAGTTCAATGGAGGCGCCTGGGGCGGCCTTCAGGCGATCAAGGGTAACGAGGTCTCCAACAGAAACCTTTTCCTGGCGGCCGCCAGCGCGGACAATTGCGTACACCACGTGGGTACTCACTTCTACTCGACGTTCAATATGTCTTGCTGCGCATCACTACCTCAAATACAAACGAGGATTGCGCTGTGCTGGCACGCCGAGCGGAAGAATCCGATAGCTGGCGTTCGCACCGAGGATCCAGACTACGCTAAAAAGCGCTGCCGGGGCAAATACAACTTACCCCAGCAAGTCGTCAAGACCCAATTATTTCAACTCGTTGACCGGCACCCCGACACCCAGCATAATCGGCGCATTGGCGTCGTTTAGGGGCTGAGCGGCCTTTGGGATATCTGCCAACGAAGCAACATGGGCGGAACCCGGTGTTGCAAGCGTGTCCGATGCCACAGAAACTGCGGCGTCAGACCCGCCCTGCGGGCTCGTGGCACGGCGGCTGCGCTTGACGCGCGCCACCGGCTCGATGCCCGAAGTCTTAGAGGTCGCCACAACGGCCTTCGCCTCCGAAGGTGCTGCGGCGGAAGCCTGCCCTGCCACGCCGGAGATGACCGGTGCAGCCTGCTCGGGAGCCTGCGAAGCCTGCTCCGGAGCGGGGGCCTTGGAACGGCTCTTGCGGCGGCTACGGCTGCGCGGGGCGCGGGTGGCGCCCTGGGCATCTTCGTGTCCGCCGGCGTCGTGGGACTCCGCATCCTCGACCGGGGAATTGTCCGGAAGCGCTGCTTCCAGGTTCTCCAGGGTCAGCTCCGGGGCCGAAGCCTCGGAACCGGCACGGCGGCGGCGTGCGTTCGGCACCACAACCTGCTCTCCACCCACGGTAAGCGTGGCACCGGCGGCTTCTGCCGCGGCATCCTCGTGTTCGTGGGCAGCGTGTGCGGCTGCGGCGATGTTGGCAAAGGCCGTGCGCGCCGCGGTGGCCTTGGCCTCGTTGGCCTCCGGCTCCACGGCATGAACCTCGGTTTCCGCCTCGGTGGTGTGCTCGACCGTGGTCGGCTCTTCCGATGCGCGGTTGCGGCGGCGGCGCTCGGCCCGCGAAGGCTTCTCCTGGCCACGGCTGGCAGCTACATGCGGCTCGCCGGCGGAGTTGAACGTACGGCGGTGCTCAACGGGCTCGTCGTGGGTGATCACGCCGCGGCCGTTGCAGGCCTCGCAGTTCTCGCCGAAGACCTCCAGCAGGCCGGTGCCCATGCGCTTTCGCGTCATCTGCACCAGGCCAAGGCTGGTGACCTCGGCAACCTGGTGCTTGGTCCGGTCGCGGCCCAGGCATTCGACCAGGCGGCGGAGCACCAGGTCGCGGTTGGACTCGAGCACCATGTCGATGAAGTCGATGACGATGATGCCGCCGATGTCGCGCAGGCGCAGTTGGCGAACGACTTCCTCGGCCGCCTCCAGGTTGTTCTTGGTGACGGTTTCCTCGAGGTTGCCGCCGGAGCCGGTGAACTTGCCGGTGTTGACGTCGACAACCGTCATGGCTTCGGTGCGGTCGATGACCAGCGAGCCGCCCGAGGGCAGGAAGACCTTGCGGTCAAGTGCCTTGTGGATCTGCTCGTCGATGCGGAAGGTGCTGAAGATGTCTACGTTGCTCTCCCACTTTTCCAGGCGTGAGATCAAGTCCGGGGCCACGTAGGTCACGTAGGCCTCGATGGTGTCCCATGCCTCGTTGCCGGAGACGATCAACTTGGTGAAGTCCTCGTTGAACACGTCGCGGACGACCTTGATGGTCAGGTCCGGTTCGCCGTAGAGCAGTTCCGGGGCCAGCGTCTTGGTGGACGTCGAGGCGGCCTCGATGCCCTCCCACTGGGCGCGCAGGCGGTTGATGTCGTTCATCAACTCTTCCTCGGAGGCGCCCTCCGCCGCGGTGCGGACGATGACGCCCGCGTTTTCCGGCAGGTGGTCCTTGAGGATCTTCTTCAGGCGGTTGCGCTCGACATCGGGAAGCTTGCGGGAGATGCCGGTCATCGAGCCGCCCGGCACGTAGACCAGGTAGCGTCCCGGCAGGGAGATCTGGGAAGTCAGGCGGGCACCCTTGTGGCCCACCGGATCCTTGGTGACCTGCACCAGCACGGTGTCCCCGGACTTCAGGGCGTGTTCGATGCGGCGCGGCTGGCCGTCGAGGCCCGCGACATCCCAGTTGACCTCGCCGGCGTAGAGCACGGCGTTGCGGCCGCGTCCGATGTCAACGAAGGCGGCTTCCATGGAAGGCAGCACGTTCTGCACCTTGCCGATGTAGACGTTGCCGATCAGCGAATCCTGCTGGGTCTTGGAGACGAAGTGCTCGGCAAGGATGCCGTCCTCCAGGACGCCGATCTGGATGCGGTCCTCGCGCTGGCGCACGATCATCTGGCGGTCGACGGATTCGCGGCGTGCGAGGAACTCGGCCTCGGTGATCACCTGGCGGCGGCGGCCGGACTCGCGCGAATCGCGGCGGCGCTGGCGCTTGGCTTCCAAGCGGGTCGAACCCTTGACGGCGGTGACCTTGTTGGACATGACCGAATCCAGGGACGTGCGCGGTGCGCGCACGCGGGTGATCGTGTTGGGAGGATCGTCCTGTTCGCCACCGGCCAGTTCCAGGTCGGCCTCGCCGCGGCGGCGGCGGCGGCGGCGGCGCGAAACGACGGCGTCGCCATCGGTCTCGTCCTCGTCGGTCTCGGCACCCTCGGCGGCTTCGCCCTCGGTGCGGGTGCGGGAACGCGAACGGCGGTTGCGGCGGTTGCCGGCCGAATCCTCGTCTTCGTCCTCGTCGGCGGCGACGGGTGCGACCGCGGAAAGGTCGGGAGCCTGGAACAGCACGGAGAGTGCCATTTCCGGAATCGCGAACGGATCGGTGATGCCTGCGGATTCGGTTCCGCCGGTGGCCATGGCCTCCGCGGCGACGGCCTCGACGATGCTCGCGGCGACGGCAGGAACTTCGGCCGGAGCCTCGGCAACAACCTCGGCGGCGGGCGCCTTGGCCGAACGCGAGGAACGGGTCGGACGCTTGCGCGCCGTCTTGGCCGGTGCCTCTGCGGGGGCTTCTTCGGTTACTTCTGCGCTTGCTTCGACCGGGGCTTCAGCCACGACGACAACTTCTTCGGTTACTTCAACCACTGATGCTTCGACAACGGCAGTTTCAACCACCGGAACTTCGGCCACGGGAGCCGCAACGGCGGCTTCCTTGGCCGGGGTGCCGGCAGCGTCGCCGGCGGGTGCCGAGGCGCGGCGGGAACGTGAACGTGTCGGGCGCTTGGCCGGTGCCTTCGCTTCGGCCTTTTCCTCGACCTTGGCCGGGGCTTCGACGGCGGGCTCGGCTGCGGATGCCGCAACGGGGGCAGGCTCAATGAGGCCGACCGGGGCATCGGTGCTGGCGACCGGGCTGGTGACGGCCGAGGTGGCGCGGCGCGGGCCGCGCTTGGCCGGGGCCTTCTTCA
It contains:
- a CDS encoding serine hydrolase domain-containing protein translates to MMKNSRVAVVVAGALIAVSGCSSGGPAGPTAGTAGNTGNTAPATGTPSGGSAQVPAYAMTLQQQLPEVMKANAIPGVVVLIKSPTRGDWSGTFGTAEIGKETPMSLSDFLRIGSNTKTMTSTVILQLVQEGKLKLDDPISKFRPDVPNGKNITIAQLSEMRSGLYSYTFDPGFNATLDKEPQKAWTPDELLSIAFKHPANFPPGQKYDYSNTNIVLLGTVIEELTGMSASEAFRKRIFEPLGLKNTELPVNTDSVLPMPHAQGYQFGTNAETTDSYAVPAADLPAALDGTLKPLNYTDANPSWAWTAGGAISTPEDLAVYVKALVTGGLLDAKTQKLRMDSIQPTVAGQPNGVGYGLGIAEFAPGILGHDGQLPGYSSFMVYNNDTDDTIIVGTNLAASPVDGQNAAVVLAKSIIATLYGAADVPGGNPATPQSGSPTPSG
- the proB gene encoding glutamate 5-kinase yields the protein MRATNHPSGIDERQDIPRASRIVVKVGSSSLTTLNGGISEEALSNLVDRLSAVSTAGTQLILVSSGAIAAGLAPLNLGRRPRDLATQQAAASVGQGLLMAKYTQAFAAHGVTVGQVLLTADDLIRRQQYANAFRALNRLLALGVVPIVNENDTVATHEIRFGDNDRLAALVAHLVKADALMLLSDVDAVYDAPPNDGGVRISRVDSNADLETVSIGSTGGAGLGTGGMATKVEAATMSAESGIPALVTSTANAAAALAGQDVGTWFSARGGRRSTRMLWLAHLAATQGRLLLDAGAVRAVASGVASLLPAGITGLHGSFEAGDAVEITDAKGTVIARGLVNYSSEELPQMLGRSTHELAQDLGTQYERAVVHVDDLVVV
- a CDS encoding glutamate-5-semialdehyde dehydrogenase, with translation MSQIANASLNPSDVTAGADGPQAAVAAVSAMADRARTASRVLARADRNWKDRALLAIAAALDEKRARIIAANAKDIEAGRANGTSDAMLDRLKLDDRRVDALIAALQELAGLPDPVGTVLRGQTLPNGLRLRQVHVPMGVIGAIYEARPNVTVDIAGLALKSGNAVLLRGGTAAAASNKALLALIRDALESVGLPADAVASVDAYGRDGADAMMGARGKIDVLIPRGGRELIQRVVTTAKVPVIETGEGNVHIYLDESADAKMAVPILLNAKIQRPSVCNTVETLLINAKSQAAGQVLAALAKSGVRLHVDERAAALAGDTPTVPAVDADWDTEYMDLDLAVAVVDDLDGAISHIRRHTTGHTEAILTNNLAHAERFIAEVDSAAVIVNASTRFTDGGQLGLGAEVGISTQKMHARGPMGLRELTTTKWIVQGDGHVRS
- the rplU gene encoding 50S ribosomal protein L21 produces the protein MVYAIVRAGGRQEKVSVGDLVTLDRLKAAPGASIELPALLLVDGEKVTSAADELAKVKVTAEVIENLRGQKIVIQKYKNKTGYKKRQGFRAMLTKVKVTSIA
- the rsfS gene encoding ribosome silencing factor, with amino-acid sequence MSAHEHSINLVKAAALAAADKQAENLIALDVSERLGVTDAFLIASASSERQVNSIVDEIEDKLDELFEIRPVRREGRGAGRWVLLDYVDVVIHVQHNEDRVFYALERLWGDCPLIELPTTGEPATDMSHIETLPDVL
- the rpmA gene encoding 50S ribosomal protein L27; this encodes MAHKKGASSTRNGRDSNAQYLGVKRFGGQVVSAGEIIVRQRGTHFHPGAGVGRGKDDTLFALQAGAVEFGTRRGRRVVNIVIAD
- the obgE gene encoding GTPase ObgE, which produces MAAFIDRVVLHVSGGTGGHGCVSIKREKFKPLGGPDGASGGNGGDVILRVDSQTTTLLSYHHSPHRHAGNGEGGKGDLRPGKNGESLILPVPEGTVVKNRAGDILADLIGEGTEYIAAAGGLGGLGNAGLSSQKRKAPGFALLGIPGDEAEIILELKSVADVALVGYPSAGKSSLIAAISAARPKIADYPFTTLVPNLGVVEAGDVRYTVADVPGLIPGASQGKGLGHEFLRHVERCAALVHVLDCGTLEADRDPVTDLDIIQAELDAYETDSSFAGADGQIIPLNERPRLVALNKVDMPDGRDMAEFVRPELEKRGYRVFEVSAMSREGLRDLSFAMAELVTEARAKLEAAPLVVPVEVVRPRATKASKAGFVIRKEERNLEALYRVIGEKPERWIKQTDFRNDEAVGYLADRLAKLGVENQLYKMGARPGDAVVIGSEADAVVFDWEPTMAAGAELLGSRRGQDVRIEEYGARPSRGEKKAIHSDRKDAKAAARDELEAERKAGIWTESVNYKHQEPKKGE
- the nadD gene encoding nicotinate-nucleotide adenylyltransferase, producing MTSRLEAERTDRPFRLGVMGGTFDPIHHGHLVAASEVASVFDLDEVVFVPTGTPWQKLDREVAEAEHRYLMTVIATAANPRFTVSRVDIDRPGPTYTIDTLRDLRAQRPDAELFFITGADALAKIMSWKDAEELWTLAHFVGVTRPGHELPVLDRNDVSLMEVPAMAISSTDCRERVRTQHPVWYLVPDGVVQYIGKYKLYNDKNYAVNGQK